One Callospermophilus lateralis isolate mCalLat2 chromosome 6, mCalLat2.hap1, whole genome shotgun sequence genomic region harbors:
- the Rpp40 gene encoding ribonuclease P protein subunit p40: MATLRRLREAPRHLLVCEKSNFSHDKSRHRHLVETHYHNYRVSFLIPECGMLSKELKNLVTDTGTYYFVKNLPLHELITHEFIHTFIKKGSCYALSYNTNIDEDNTVALLPNGKLILSLDKDTYEETGLQGHPSQYSGRKIMKFIVSIDLMDLSFNLNSKKYERICWSFKEKKPIKFDFLLAWHHTGAEESAMLSFFSKYQIQEHQPKVSMSTLSNLQCPVLQSGELRGKPETSCSALELLDWLGGVFCNADLNNEPDNFISNFCCPQPSTVVAQAHLCTITGFILPESISVLLEQLCHYFDEPKLAPWVTLSVQGFADSPVSWRENEHGFWKGGEHLYNFVIFNNQDYWLQMAVGANDNCPP, encoded by the exons ATGGCCACGCTGCGCAGACTGCGAGAGGCTCCCCGGCACTTACTGGTCTGCGAGAAATCCAACTTCAGCCACGACAAGTCGCGTCACCGGCACCTCGTGGAGACGCACTATCATAATTACAGG GTTTCATTTCTCATTCCTGAATGTGGAATGCTATCAAAAGAACTGAAAAACCTGGTCACGGACACTGGAACCTATTACTTTGTGAAGAATTTACCTCTTCATGAGTTAATTACACATGAATTTATCCACACTTTTAtaaagaaag GTTCGTGCTATGCACTATCATACAATACAAATATTGATGAAGATAATACTGTTGCCCTGCTTCCAAATG GGAAATTAATTTTATCACTGGATAAAGATACTTATGAAGAAACTGGACTTCAGGGTCATCCATCTCAGTATTCTGGCAGAAAAATTATGAAATTTA ttGTTTCCATTGAtttgatggatttatcctttaaCCTGAATTCTAAGAAGTATGAAAGAATATGTTGGTCCTTCAAAGAAAAGAAGCCAATaaaatttgattttcttttgGCTTGGCATCATACAG GTGCAGAAGAATCAGCGATGTTGTCATTCTTTTCTAAATACCAAATTCAGGAGCATCAGCCCAAAGTATCAATGAGCACATTGAGCaatctccagtgcccagtgctacAGAGCGGTGAGCTCAGGGGAAAGCCCGAGACGTCCTGCAGTGCACTAGAGCTCTTGGACTGGCTTGGAGGTGTCTTCTGTAATGCCGACCT AAATAACGAGCCTGATAATTTCATATCAAACTTTTGCTGTCCTCAACCAAGCACAGTGGTGGCCCAAGCTCATTTGTGTACAATCACTGGTTTCATACTTCCAGAGTCGATCTCTGTCCTACTGGAGCAGCTGTG tcACTACTTTGATGAACCAAAGTTAGCTCCATGGGTTACATTATCAGTCCAAGGCTTTGCAGACAGCCCGGTTTCATGGAGAGAAAATGAACATGGTTTTTGGAAAGGAGGAGAACATTTATACAACTTCGTGATTTTTAATAATCAGGACTATTGGCTTCAGATGGCTGTTGGGGCAAATGATAATTGTCCACcataa